One Candidatus Eisenbacteria bacterium DNA window includes the following coding sequences:
- the thiO gene encoding glycine oxidase ThiO — translation MTVPRTPDVLVVGGGVIGCAIARELAGAGRSVVVVDRGPIGGQASSAAAGALGVASGSDEGERLELRRASFGAFPDLVASLHEETGLDVGFETRGVLAFAFDERDTARLADRVTRRRTQGLRAQWLDAAEVRALEPRANDAAVGAALFPDDAQLEAAAFTQALAASARRRGASIVPGVPVLAYERGGDRIERVRVGGEWIHPREVIVAAGPWTPAASGVDPGVAVVPVRGQMLALRPERPVCGHVLTAGDAFLIPRRDGEVWVGATFEDAGFMCAVTGDGVRQLLGHLARLTPEALRAPIVRAWAGLRPSVPGGGPVIGRARDAGNVLVATGHHRNGILLAPVTARTVAALVDGTPPPQAARPFVPAGRA, via the coding sequence GTGACGGTCCCGCGCACGCCCGACGTCCTCGTCGTCGGTGGTGGGGTCATCGGCTGCGCCATCGCGCGGGAGCTCGCCGGAGCGGGTCGCTCGGTCGTGGTCGTCGATCGCGGCCCCATCGGCGGGCAGGCGTCCTCGGCCGCGGCCGGCGCCCTCGGGGTGGCGAGCGGGAGCGACGAGGGCGAGCGGCTCGAGCTCCGGCGGGCGAGCTTCGGGGCCTTCCCCGATCTGGTCGCGTCGTTGCACGAGGAGACGGGGCTCGACGTCGGATTCGAGACGCGCGGCGTGCTGGCGTTCGCGTTCGACGAGCGCGATACCGCCCGCCTCGCCGATCGCGTGACTCGCCGTCGCACGCAGGGGCTGCGAGCGCAATGGCTGGACGCCGCCGAGGTTCGAGCGCTCGAACCTCGAGCGAACGACGCCGCCGTGGGGGCGGCCCTCTTCCCGGACGACGCCCAGCTCGAAGCGGCCGCCTTCACGCAAGCGCTCGCGGCGTCGGCCCGGCGCCGCGGCGCGAGCATCGTCCCCGGGGTCCCGGTGCTCGCGTACGAGCGCGGCGGCGATCGGATCGAACGGGTTCGGGTGGGCGGCGAGTGGATCCATCCACGCGAGGTGATCGTCGCCGCCGGGCCCTGGACACCGGCCGCGAGCGGCGTCGACCCCGGGGTCGCCGTCGTGCCGGTCCGGGGCCAGATGCTCGCGCTACGTCCGGAGCGTCCGGTCTGCGGCCACGTCCTCACCGCCGGCGACGCGTTTCTCATTCCGCGGCGCGACGGCGAGGTGTGGGTCGGCGCGACGTTCGAGGACGCCGGCTTCATGTGCGCCGTCACCGGCGACGGCGTGCGGCAGCTCCTGGGGCACCTGGCCCGCCTCACGCCCGAGGCGCTCCGCGCGCCCATCGTGCGCGCCTGGGCTGGCCTTCGCCCCTCGGTTCCCGGCGGCGGGCCCGTCATCGGTCGCGCGCGGGACGCCGGGAACGTGCTCGTCGCGACCGGACACCATCGAAACGGCATCCTGCTGGCGCCCGTGACCGCACGGACCGTCGCGGCCCTGGTGGACGGCACGCCGCCACCGCAGGCCGCGCGCCCCTTCGTGCCGGCCGGCAGGGCCTGA
- a CDS encoding zf-TFIIB domain-containing protein: MPDEKDRLGDQLHQREKAEEDRYFSELSKKQLEKLRERHAKAAAEGFARCPRCGEKMSVVQRADVAVETCPSEHGVWLDRKEIEDITKREGSNHWVARLLLGKKA, from the coding sequence ATGCCGGATGAGAAGGACCGCCTAGGAGACCAGCTGCACCAGCGGGAGAAGGCGGAGGAGGACCGCTACTTCTCCGAGCTCTCGAAGAAGCAGCTCGAAAAGCTCCGCGAACGGCACGCCAAGGCCGCCGCGGAGGGCTTTGCCCGCTGCCCGCGATGCGGCGAGAAGATGAGCGTCGTCCAGCGCGCGGACGTCGCCGTCGAGACCTGCCCGAGCGAGCACGGGGTGTGGCTCGATCGCAAGGAGATCGAGGACATCACGAAGCGCGAGGGGAGCAACCACTGGGTCGCTCGGTTGCTTCTCGGCAAGAAGGCCTGA
- a CDS encoding FAD-binding oxidoreductase, whose translation MTGQDLSAIVRELSATLGDRCSTRPGDLEIASHDASSQPASRPGAVVWPLTTDEVVLVVRACARAGVPLTARGAGSSLEGNPIPARGGIVLDCSRMTRVIGVRADDLQVDVEPGVVYATLNRILRPHGLFFPPSPGGSADVATVGGMVANNASGIYSVRYGGTRDHVRAATVVTGAGDVLRLGNRARKSASGYHLLGLLVGSEGTLGVMTELTLALAGLPAERRRGGFAFPDAVSAARATAEMSRHGLDVAAVEFLDAPTIAALNRFRGFGLREAPSLLVEAHGSRSGVDEVWGSVAEVAGGAGGTPIDLPDPWAVRELATRAVEAQRPGAATVRSDLAIPIGALPALVGACERIAAERSVVVHCFGHAGIGILHALILADPSELPTAEAARDELVETAIGLGGSCSGEHGMGLGNRRYAAREHGAALALMQGLKGLFDPHGILNPGKMW comes from the coding sequence ATGACGGGACAGGACCTGTCCGCGATCGTCCGCGAGCTCTCCGCCACGCTGGGGGATCGCTGCTCGACGCGGCCGGGCGACCTCGAGATCGCATCGCACGACGCCTCCTCGCAGCCCGCCTCGCGTCCGGGTGCCGTGGTGTGGCCGCTCACGACCGACGAGGTCGTTCTCGTGGTGCGCGCCTGCGCGCGCGCGGGAGTCCCCCTCACGGCGCGCGGCGCCGGATCGAGCCTCGAAGGAAATCCCATTCCGGCGCGCGGTGGGATCGTCCTCGACTGCTCGCGCATGACACGCGTGATCGGCGTGCGCGCCGACGACCTGCAGGTCGACGTGGAGCCCGGCGTCGTCTACGCGACGCTGAACCGCATCCTGCGACCGCACGGGCTCTTCTTCCCGCCCTCGCCGGGCGGCAGCGCCGACGTCGCGACCGTGGGCGGCATGGTCGCGAACAACGCCAGCGGCATCTACTCGGTCAGGTACGGCGGCACGCGCGACCACGTGCGGGCCGCGACCGTCGTCACCGGAGCCGGCGACGTCCTCCGCCTCGGCAACCGGGCCCGCAAGAGCGCGTCGGGCTACCACCTGCTGGGGCTTCTCGTCGGCTCCGAGGGGACGCTCGGCGTCATGACCGAGCTGACGCTCGCGCTCGCGGGCCTGCCCGCCGAGCGGCGACGCGGCGGGTTCGCGTTCCCGGACGCCGTCTCGGCCGCGCGCGCGACGGCGGAGATGTCGCGCCACGGCCTCGATGTCGCCGCGGTGGAGTTCCTCGATGCGCCGACGATCGCCGCCCTGAATCGCTTCCGCGGTTTCGGCCTGCGCGAGGCGCCGTCGCTCCTCGTCGAGGCGCACGGGAGTCGCAGCGGCGTGGACGAGGTGTGGGGGAGCGTCGCCGAGGTCGCGGGAGGGGCGGGCGGAACACCGATCGACCTCCCCGATCCATGGGCCGTCCGCGAGCTCGCGACCCGGGCGGTCGAAGCGCAACGTCCCGGCGCGGCGACCGTCCGCTCCGACCTGGCGATTCCCATCGGCGCGCTGCCGGCGCTCGTCGGCGCGTGCGAGCGGATCGCCGCCGAGCGGAGCGTCGTCGTCCACTGCTTCGGGCACGCGGGCATCGGCATCCTGCACGCGCTGATCCTCGCCGATCCCTCCGAGCTCCCGACCGCCGAGGCGGCGCGCGACGAGCTCGTCGAGACGGCGATCGGCCTCGGCGGGTCGTGCTCGGGCGAGCACGGCATGGGGCTCGGCAATCGCCGCTATGCCGCCCGCGAGCACGGGGCCGCGCTCGCGCTGATGCAGGGCCTGAAGGGCCTCTTCGACCCGCACGGGATTCTCAACCCCGGGAAGATGTGGTGA
- a CDS encoding FAD-binding protein, producing MRIVVCVKHVPVLSALRFDPETRRLVREGVPGEVSGFDQRALGAATALRERHGGEVVALTMGPPVARESLVVCLALGADRAVHVMDPALAGSDTLATARALAAALRREAPDLVLVGRASTDAETGQVGPEVAELLDLPQATAVRKITLDATARTFDAERETDDGYETVRVPLPALVTAAEDIAPERFPNKAERQAAAEKPIAVVTLADLGVDAALVGTAGSPTWVAGVEQVDVARRGELVAGDTPQAQVDALAERLRALGALATAHDDRPILPAATARTGPALWVVVEPAGRGLRGVTLELLGKAAELAVRLGGPVEAIVIGGGGEHADALAAAGADRILVAEGSSLVPYTTEAHAAVLADAIRARKPRLVLLGSTARGRDLAPRVAGRLGLGLTGDAIDLQVDAEDRVRQMKPAFGGTIVAPILSKTAPEMATVRPGMLHPARPDPARKPVVERLAVPEIAGRVRVVREAAGSDDTAAALDTASLVLGVGRGVGGPDGVEAVIALAERLEAAVAATREVTDAGWLPRQHQVGLTGRAIAPRLYVGFGLSGAMEHMVGLRRAGTIVAINKSPKAPVLKVADLGLVADVHAVLPLIESALRP from the coding sequence ATGCGCATCGTCGTCTGCGTGAAGCACGTCCCCGTCCTGTCCGCGCTCCGCTTCGATCCCGAAACGCGGCGGCTCGTCCGTGAGGGCGTGCCCGGCGAGGTGAGCGGGTTCGACCAGCGCGCCCTCGGTGCGGCCACGGCGCTGCGCGAGCGACACGGCGGCGAGGTGGTCGCGCTCACCATGGGGCCACCGGTCGCGCGCGAGAGCCTCGTCGTCTGCCTCGCGCTCGGGGCCGATCGCGCCGTGCACGTGATGGATCCCGCGCTCGCCGGGTCGGACACGCTCGCGACGGCGCGCGCGCTGGCGGCGGCGTTGCGGCGCGAGGCGCCCGACCTCGTGCTCGTCGGGCGGGCGAGCACCGACGCGGAGACGGGGCAGGTCGGGCCGGAGGTCGCCGAGCTGCTCGATCTCCCGCAGGCGACGGCCGTCCGCAAGATCACGCTCGACGCGACGGCGCGGACGTTCGACGCCGAACGCGAGACCGACGACGGCTACGAAACGGTGCGCGTGCCGCTGCCGGCGCTCGTGACCGCGGCGGAGGACATCGCCCCGGAGCGATTCCCGAACAAGGCGGAGCGGCAGGCGGCGGCCGAGAAGCCGATCGCCGTCGTCACGCTCGCCGACCTCGGCGTCGACGCGGCGCTGGTCGGCACCGCCGGCTCGCCGACCTGGGTCGCCGGCGTCGAGCAGGTCGACGTCGCGCGACGCGGCGAGCTGGTCGCGGGCGACACCCCGCAGGCGCAGGTGGACGCGCTCGCCGAGCGCCTGCGCGCGCTGGGTGCGCTCGCGACCGCGCACGACGATCGTCCGATCCTGCCCGCGGCGACCGCCCGCACGGGGCCCGCCCTCTGGGTGGTCGTCGAGCCGGCGGGCCGCGGCCTTCGCGGGGTGACCCTGGAGCTGCTCGGCAAGGCGGCCGAGCTGGCGGTCCGTCTGGGCGGTCCCGTCGAGGCGATCGTGATCGGTGGCGGCGGCGAGCATGCGGACGCGCTCGCCGCCGCCGGCGCCGATCGCATCCTCGTCGCCGAGGGATCGTCGCTCGTCCCGTATACGACCGAGGCGCACGCGGCGGTGCTCGCCGACGCGATCCGTGCCCGCAAACCGCGCCTGGTCCTGCTCGGGTCGACCGCGCGCGGGCGCGATCTGGCGCCGCGGGTGGCCGGCAGACTCGGGCTCGGCCTCACGGGTGACGCGATCGACCTCCAGGTCGACGCCGAGGACCGGGTACGGCAGATGAAACCCGCCTTCGGCGGGACGATCGTGGCGCCGATCCTCTCGAAGACGGCGCCCGAGATGGCGACGGTGCGCCCTGGGATGCTCCACCCCGCCCGTCCGGACCCCGCACGGAAGCCCGTGGTCGAGCGCCTCGCGGTGCCGGAGATCGCCGGCCGGGTGCGGGTGGTCCGCGAGGCGGCGGGCTCCGACGACACCGCGGCCGCGCTCGACACGGCGTCCCTCGTCCTCGGCGTCGGGCGCGGCGTGGGTGGTCCCGACGGCGTCGAGGCCGTGATCGCGCTCGCCGAGCGGCTGGAGGCCGCCGTCGCCGCGACGCGCGAGGTCACCGATGCCGGATGGCTCCCGCGCCAGCACCAGGTGGGCCTCACGGGGCGTGCGATCGCTCCGAGGCTCTACGTGGGCTTCGGCTTGAGCGGCGCCATGGAGCACATGGTCGGCCTGCGGCGCGCCGGAACCATCGTCGCCATCAACAAGAGCCCGAAGGCGCCCGTGCTGAAGGTCGCCGACCTCGGCCTGGTGGCCGACGTGCATGCGGTGCTGCCGCTGATCGAGAGCGCGCTGCGCCCGTGA
- a CDS encoding ABC1 kinase family protein codes for MITGQAERFVAQAWLVARIYAGYKRIQLARRLGVGGGDPSLTRQHRRSAEATYRMATRLEGLPIKVCQFLGSRADVLPDEYVEVLSLLQDRVPPRPMDVMRPVLEQGLGKSIAGVFTEFDERPIASASLAQVHRARLRDGRDVAVKIQYPEIARLVATDIRNFTFLVGVLARLEPNFDFRVLVDEVTKLVPLELDFVNEATNAERMAVCLQDRADVFVPPVVREWSSGRVLVSEFAPGVRCTDLAGMARIGVDPKDVARRLSEIFTEMILVHGFFHGDPHPGNILIQPGPRIVLLDFGLAKALPADFRSAMARLTLAIMGGNPSDVAAGFRALGFRTKKDSDESLAMLGEAFIGFALRTGRAYADADMMAKFNDELPRAMRSNPLVQVPGDILLVSRVMGLLSGIGKQLGSEVDPAALLLPYLAGAAPGATGAA; via the coding sequence ATGATCACCGGACAGGCCGAGCGCTTCGTCGCGCAGGCGTGGCTCGTGGCGCGCATCTACGCGGGCTACAAGCGCATCCAGCTCGCGCGCCGGCTCGGCGTCGGGGGCGGCGATCCGTCGCTCACCCGCCAGCATCGCCGCAGCGCCGAAGCCACGTATCGCATGGCGACGCGGCTCGAGGGCCTCCCGATCAAGGTGTGCCAGTTCCTCGGCTCGCGCGCCGACGTGCTCCCCGACGAGTACGTCGAGGTGCTCTCGCTGCTCCAGGACCGCGTGCCGCCGCGCCCGATGGACGTGATGCGCCCGGTCCTAGAGCAGGGGCTCGGGAAATCCATCGCCGGCGTCTTCACGGAGTTCGACGAGCGGCCCATCGCGTCGGCATCCCTCGCGCAGGTGCACCGCGCGCGGCTGCGCGACGGCCGCGACGTCGCGGTGAAGATCCAGTACCCCGAGATCGCGCGCCTGGTCGCGACCGACATCCGGAACTTCACCTTCCTGGTCGGCGTGCTGGCGCGCCTGGAGCCCAACTTCGACTTCCGCGTGCTGGTCGACGAGGTGACCAAGCTCGTGCCCCTCGAGCTGGATTTCGTCAACGAGGCGACCAACGCCGAGCGCATGGCCGTCTGTCTGCAGGACCGTGCCGACGTCTTCGTACCGCCCGTCGTCCGCGAGTGGAGCTCGGGCCGTGTGCTCGTGTCGGAGTTCGCGCCGGGCGTGCGGTGCACCGATCTCGCCGGCATGGCCCGCATCGGCGTCGATCCGAAGGATGTCGCACGCCGCCTCTCGGAGATCTTCACCGAGATGATCCTCGTGCACGGCTTCTTCCACGGGGATCCCCATCCCGGCAACATCCTGATCCAGCCAGGTCCCCGCATCGTGCTGCTCGACTTCGGGCTCGCGAAGGCCCTGCCCGCCGACTTCCGCAGCGCGATGGCGCGCCTGACGCTCGCCATCATGGGAGGCAATCCGAGCGACGTCGCCGCCGGGTTCCGGGCGCTCGGCTTCCGGACGAAGAAGGACTCGGACGAGAGCCTCGCGATGCTGGGCGAGGCGTTCATCGGCTTCGCCCTCCGCACCGGCCGGGCCTACGCGGACGCCGACATGATGGCCAAGTTCAACGACGAGCTGCCGCGCGCCATGCGCAGCAATCCGCTCGTCCAGGTACCGGGCGACATCCTGCTCGTGAGCCGCGTGATGGGCCTGCTCTCCGGCATCGGGAAGCAGCTCGGCTCCGAGGTCGACCCGGCGGCGCTGCTCCTACCCTACCTTGCGGGCGCGGCGCCGGGCGCCACCGGAGCCGCGTGA
- a CDS encoding riboflavin synthase: protein MFTGIIEATARVLRVEPKGGGTRVTLEAAVPLPRLALGESIAIDGACLTVTSFRGRRFTVEVSPETLRRTTLGRVRTGSRVNLERALRLGDRLGGHVVLGHVDGVGRIESITPDRDWMLYRFRAPKDLAPYLVEKGSVAVDGVSLTLFACRGTSFTVALIPHTLRNTTLGTRRPGDAVNLEADILLKQIAAMLRSRGSGGARRRARKVG from the coding sequence GTGTTCACCGGCATCATCGAGGCGACCGCGCGCGTCCTGCGCGTCGAGCCCAAGGGTGGCGGCACGCGGGTGACGCTCGAGGCGGCGGTGCCCCTGCCGCGGCTGGCGCTCGGAGAGAGCATCGCGATCGACGGCGCCTGTCTCACGGTGACGTCGTTCCGGGGCCGGCGCTTCACGGTCGAGGTCTCGCCCGAGACCCTCCGGCGAACGACCCTGGGTCGCGTGCGGACCGGGTCGCGGGTCAACCTCGAGCGGGCGCTCCGGCTCGGGGATCGGTTGGGCGGGCACGTCGTCCTGGGCCACGTCGACGGCGTCGGCAGGATCGAATCGATCACGCCCGATCGCGACTGGATGCTCTATCGCTTCCGGGCCCCGAAGGACCTGGCGCCCTACCTCGTCGAGAAGGGCTCGGTCGCCGTCGACGGGGTCAGCCTGACGCTCTTCGCCTGCCGCGGAACGAGCTTCACCGTGGCTCTCATCCCCCACACGCTTCGCAACACCACGCTCGGAACCCGGCGGCCGGGCGACGCCGTGAACCTGGAAGCGGACATCCTCTTGAAGCAGATCGCCGCGATGCTGCGCTCACGCGGCTCCGGTGGCGCCCGGCGCCGCGCCCGCAAGGTAGGGTAG
- a CDS encoding P-II family nitrogen regulator, with protein MKKIEAIIKPFKLDEVKEALDRAGVSGLTITEAKGFGRQKGHTELYRGAEYRVEFLPKVKIEVLVDDAKSASVVEAIIEAARTGRIGDGKIFVSPMDDAVRIRTGERGPNAL; from the coding sequence ATGAAGAAGATCGAGGCGATCATCAAACCGTTCAAGCTCGACGAGGTGAAGGAAGCGCTCGACCGCGCCGGCGTCTCGGGCCTCACCATCACGGAGGCCAAGGGATTCGGGCGGCAGAAGGGTCATACGGAGCTCTATCGCGGTGCCGAGTACCGAGTGGAGTTCCTGCCCAAGGTGAAGATCGAGGTGCTGGTCGACGATGCCAAGTCGGCGTCGGTCGTCGAAGCGATCATCGAAGCGGCGCGAACGGGACGCATCGGCGACGGCAAGATCTTCGTGTCGCCGATGGATGACGCCGTGCGCATCCGGACCGGGGAGCGCGGTCCGAACGCCCTCTGA
- a CDS encoding PGPGW domain-containing protein, producing MLKHTVRAGRVVVGLVLLIVGCILSLPLVPGPGLLLVVVALSVLSHEFEWARRLRNWAHAEYERLSRRRHAG from the coding sequence ATGCTCAAGCACACCGTCCGCGCCGGCCGCGTCGTGGTGGGGCTCGTCCTGCTGATCGTCGGCTGCATCCTCTCCCTCCCGCTGGTACCGGGTCCGGGGCTGCTGCTGGTCGTGGTGGCCCTGTCGGTGCTGAGCCACGAGTTCGAGTGGGCGCGGCGCCTGCGCAACTGGGCGCATGCGGAGTACGAACGCCTGTCCAGGAGACGTCATGCCGGATGA
- a CDS encoding TetR/AcrR family transcriptional regulator: protein MDAREKIIETAMRLFSTQGYSNTSLSQVAKEATVSKALIFWHFENKESLFRTAVQRTFEPYIINVVDDLEGLTEVDQIKRLIDEYYEFVSKNIYSVKFFLGLVLREEKHPDDLVAHMTELQRMYRNLLADVIDSGRQKGVLRPNVKPELDAGLIISALHGLLVQGFLGRAAPERFPAELDHLKATLVDTLRR, encoded by the coding sequence ATGGACGCTCGCGAAAAGATCATCGAGACCGCCATGCGGCTCTTCTCGACCCAGGGCTACAGCAACACCTCGCTCTCGCAGGTCGCGAAGGAGGCGACCGTCTCGAAAGCCCTCATCTTCTGGCACTTCGAGAACAAGGAGAGCCTCTTCCGCACCGCCGTCCAGCGCACGTTCGAGCCCTACATCATCAACGTCGTCGACGACCTCGAAGGGCTCACCGAGGTCGACCAGATCAAGCGGCTGATCGACGAGTACTACGAGTTCGTCTCGAAGAACATCTACTCGGTGAAGTTCTTCCTCGGCCTCGTGCTGCGGGAGGAGAAGCACCCCGACGACCTCGTGGCACACATGACCGAGCTGCAGCGGATGTACCGCAACCTGCTCGCCGACGTCATCGACAGCGGCCGGCAGAAGGGGGTCCTGCGGCCGAACGTGAAGCCCGAGCTCGACGCGGGCCTCATCATCAGCGCGCTGCACGGGCTCCTGGTCCAGGGCTTCCTCGGCCGGGCGGCGCCGGAGCGTTTTCCCGCCGAACTCGACCACTTGAAGGCGACGCTGGTCGACACGCTGCGCCGTTGA
- a CDS encoding DUF1302 family protein, with amino-acid sequence MRGYAQLGILTQSSDTKGCPTQADLARVNALTGAAKQQAYAQLYTTCPPNYDAGDLGQERNFYNPEFDANLTDFMGWAGADDFKFRFAWWGFYDGLYDYLNGPWDEHRRQYLARFSQTDDPALQSKFFKDENKNPRKIYASRNRINELYLDYTHGPLFVRVGRQAISWGESDTIALLDISNPFDLTLGAPGLFQDVDEARIPLWTLRSTIKLLDNWKDISSLFLDMYMVPGPIDTTVPINPITAGISPFNPDQSDPQLNIIAQGQSSTLQTVIVDKLPKNDWSNTRWGARLAGVFMRDYTVQGWFFRTFNQAPAPLILNQSGIGLTTKDPPQTTQVDNRGFRTPICRNGLTPAGRRCGNKAPVVNLLDRRLENVVGISATWFSQPVNGILKTEIEYFNNEASFIPTQNLNPRVQIPPALRRAIGDNKSYSNSVAMANYLRWVLGYDRNFFFRPLNPSNSFILVASYNSQFNLSEKGGKDFRYPNTKPGHPNTRIIPHKGWNCSIPTLCVGIDPHDYEDAYQYEGFLQATVRTDYMHGKLEPSLTFIADISGMFAVNPSLSYRLTDNVLLGANYIAIQTTGRKAGIGTFSAHDMLQLRMTLQLN; translated from the coding sequence TTGCGAGGATACGCACAGCTCGGCATCCTGACCCAATCGTCGGACACGAAGGGCTGTCCGACCCAGGCCGATCTCGCGCGCGTGAACGCGCTGACCGGCGCCGCCAAGCAGCAGGCCTACGCCCAGCTCTACACGACGTGCCCGCCCAATTACGACGCCGGCGACCTCGGACAGGAGCGCAACTTCTACAACCCCGAGTTCGACGCCAACCTCACGGACTTCATGGGCTGGGCGGGCGCCGACGACTTCAAGTTCCGCTTCGCGTGGTGGGGCTTCTACGACGGCCTGTACGACTATCTGAACGGACCCTGGGACGAGCACCGGCGCCAGTACCTGGCGCGCTTCTCGCAAACCGACGATCCCGCGCTGCAATCGAAGTTCTTCAAGGACGAGAACAAGAATCCGCGGAAGATCTACGCGAGCCGCAACCGCATCAACGAGCTCTACCTCGACTACACCCACGGTCCGCTCTTCGTCCGCGTCGGCCGGCAGGCGATCTCATGGGGCGAGTCCGACACGATCGCGCTCCTCGACATCTCGAACCCGTTCGACCTGACGCTCGGTGCGCCAGGGCTGTTCCAAGACGTGGACGAGGCGCGCATCCCCCTCTGGACGCTGCGCTCGACCATCAAGCTCCTCGACAACTGGAAGGACATCTCGAGCCTCTTCCTCGACATGTACATGGTCCCGGGCCCGATCGACACGACCGTCCCGATCAACCCGATCACGGCCGGCATCAGCCCGTTCAACCCCGACCAGTCCGACCCGCAGTTGAACATCATCGCACAAGGCCAGTCTTCCACGCTGCAGACGGTCATCGTCGACAAGCTCCCGAAGAACGACTGGTCGAACACCCGCTGGGGCGCACGCCTCGCCGGTGTCTTCATGCGCGACTATACGGTGCAGGGCTGGTTCTTCCGCACCTTCAACCAGGCGCCGGCGCCGTTGATCCTGAACCAGTCGGGCATCGGTCTCACGACCAAAGATCCGCCGCAGACGACGCAAGTCGACAACCGCGGTTTCCGCACCCCCATCTGCAGGAACGGCCTCACGCCCGCCGGGCGCCGGTGCGGCAACAAGGCACCCGTCGTCAACCTCCTCGACCGGCGCCTCGAGAACGTCGTCGGCATCTCCGCGACGTGGTTCAGCCAGCCGGTGAACGGCATCTTGAAGACCGAGATCGAGTACTTCAACAACGAGGCATCGTTCATCCCGACGCAGAACCTGAATCCGCGCGTGCAGATTCCCCCCGCGCTGCGCCGAGCGATCGGCGACAACAAGAGCTACTCGAACTCCGTCGCGATGGCCAACTACCTCCGGTGGGTCCTCGGCTACGATCGGAACTTCTTCTTCCGTCCGCTCAACCCGTCGAACAGCTTCATCCTGGTCGCGTCGTACAACAGCCAGTTCAACCTGAGCGAGAAGGGCGGGAAGGACTTCCGCTACCCGAACACCAAACCCGGGCACCCCAACACGCGCATCATCCCGCACAAGGGGTGGAACTGCTCCATTCCCACGCTGTGCGTCGGGATCGACCCCCACGACTACGAGGATGCGTACCAGTACGAAGGGTTCCTGCAGGCGACGGTCCGCACGGACTACATGCACGGCAAGCTCGAGCCTAGCCTCACCTTCATCGCGGACATCAGCGGCATGTTCGCCGTGAACCCGTCGCTCAGCTACCGCCTGACCGACAACGTGCTGCTCGGCGCGAACTACATCGCCATCCAGACGACGGGGCGCAAAGCGGGCATCGGCACGTTCAGCGCTCACGACATGCTCCAGCTGCGGATGACGCTGCAGCTCAACTAA